The following coding sequences lie in one Halorarum halophilum genomic window:
- the mutL gene encoding DNA mismatch repair endonuclease MutL — protein sequence MSDRRDEHADEIRALDDRTVREIAAGEVVERPASVVKELVENALDAGAGRVAVAVENGGIDGIRVRDDGAGMSPDQLPKAVAKHATSKLGDIGDLDSGVATLGFRGEALHTVGAVAELTVRSRPPEADAGAELTVDHGDDGGVEPAGCPVGTTVEVRDLFGETPARRKFLKTPATEFDRINAVVSAYALANPDVAVSLEHDGREVFASNGDGNLRSAVLAVYGREVTESMVDVDREGDAGVSVSGLVSHPETTRAGREYLTTFVNDRWVRDGDLRGAVVDAYGGQLAPDRYPFAALFVEVPAGAVDVNVHPRKTEVRFDDDAGVVGAVRSAVREALLDHGLVRSSAPRGRSAPDEAAVDPEVVGGAGTEHERAAADARGDVEAGDHATPDTTSSVLDAWGGSSATGPERTEDDNIPDDPVDDVSSGADSPAETDTVAESATKSSSDDPAGTEATDRPTDHPVRRPGQGASGADRPSPRGWQNPDPEDDDRGWSAPRQSTLGGGTTDERSEHDSLPAMRVLGQYDGTYVVCETDEGLVLVDQHAADERVNYERLRAAARRDAPAQTLSQPVELELTAREAELFETFRDALREVGFAAERAGDRTVAVTAVPAVFDATLDPDLLRDVLAAFADEVAADDRPVAAVADALLADLACYPSVTGNTSLTEGSVADLLAALDDCENPYACPHGRPVLVEFGRGEIEDRFERDYPGHAGRREE from the coding sequence ATGAGCGACCGCCGGGACGAGCACGCGGACGAGATCCGCGCCCTCGACGACCGAACGGTCCGCGAGATCGCCGCCGGCGAGGTCGTCGAACGCCCCGCCTCCGTCGTGAAGGAACTCGTCGAGAACGCTCTGGACGCGGGCGCCGGGCGCGTCGCCGTCGCCGTGGAGAACGGCGGCATCGACGGCATCCGGGTCCGGGACGACGGCGCGGGGATGTCCCCCGACCAGCTCCCGAAGGCCGTCGCCAAGCACGCGACGAGCAAGCTCGGCGACATCGGCGACCTCGACTCGGGCGTCGCCACGCTTGGCTTCCGCGGCGAGGCGCTCCACACCGTCGGCGCAGTGGCGGAGCTGACGGTGCGCTCGCGCCCGCCGGAGGCCGACGCCGGTGCGGAACTGACCGTGGACCACGGCGACGACGGCGGCGTCGAGCCGGCGGGCTGTCCGGTCGGCACGACCGTCGAGGTGCGTGACCTGTTCGGCGAGACGCCCGCGCGCCGGAAGTTCCTCAAGACGCCCGCGACCGAGTTCGACCGGATCAACGCGGTCGTCTCGGCGTACGCGCTCGCCAACCCCGACGTGGCCGTCTCGCTGGAGCACGACGGCCGCGAGGTGTTCGCCTCGAACGGCGACGGGAACCTCCGCTCGGCCGTGCTCGCGGTGTACGGCCGGGAGGTCACGGAGTCGATGGTCGACGTCGACCGCGAGGGGGACGCCGGCGTCTCCGTCTCCGGACTCGTCTCCCACCCCGAGACGACCCGCGCGGGTCGGGAGTACCTCACGACGTTCGTGAACGACCGCTGGGTGCGCGACGGCGACCTCCGCGGTGCCGTCGTCGACGCCTACGGCGGCCAACTCGCCCCCGACCGCTACCCGTTCGCCGCCCTGTTCGTGGAGGTGCCGGCCGGCGCCGTCGACGTGAACGTCCACCCCCGGAAGACCGAGGTCCGCTTCGACGACGACGCCGGGGTCGTGGGGGCGGTCCGCTCGGCGGTCCGCGAGGCGCTGCTGGACCACGGGCTCGTCCGGAGCTCCGCCCCGCGAGGTCGTTCCGCGCCCGACGAGGCCGCGGTGGATCCCGAAGTCGTCGGCGGTGCGGGGACCGAGCACGAGCGGGCGGCCGCGGACGCAAGAGGCGACGTCGAAGCAGGTGACCACGCGACGCCCGACACGACCTCCTCGGTGCTCGACGCATGGGGCGGTTCGTCCGCGACGGGGCCGGAACGAACGGAGGACGATAATATTCCGGACGACCCGGTCGACGATGTCAGCTCCGGCGCTGATTCCCCGGCGGAGACCGATACGGTCGCCGAGTCTGCGACTAAATCCTCATCCGACGATCCCGCCGGAACTGAGGCGACCGACCGCCCCACCGACCACCCGGTCCGCCGGCCGGGCCAAGGCGCGTCGGGGGCCGACCGGCCGTCACCGCGCGGGTGGCAGAACCCGGACCCCGAAGACGACGACCGGGGGTGGAGCGCGCCCCGCCAGTCGACCCTCGGCGGGGGCACCACCGACGAGCGGTCGGAGCACGACTCCCTGCCGGCGATGCGCGTACTCGGCCAGTACGACGGGACGTACGTCGTCTGCGAGACTGACGAGGGGCTGGTGCTCGTCGACCAGCACGCCGCCGACGAGCGGGTGAACTACGAGCGCCTCCGGGCGGCCGCGCGGCGCGACGCGCCCGCACAGACGCTCTCACAGCCGGTGGAGCTAGAACTCACCGCCCGCGAGGCCGAACTGTTCGAGACGTTCCGCGACGCGCTCCGCGAGGTCGGCTTCGCGGCCGAGCGCGCGGGCGACCGGACCGTCGCCGTCACCGCCGTCCCGGCCGTGTTCGACGCGACGCTCGACCCGGACCTCCTGCGGGACGTGCTCGCGGCGTTCGCCGACGAGGTCGCCGCGGACGACCGGCCGGTCGCGGCGGTGGCCGACGCCCTGCTCGCGGACCTCGCGTGCTACCCCTCGGTCACGGGGAACACCTCGCTCACCGAGGGCTCCGTGGCGGACCTGCTCGCCGCGCTCGACGACTGCGAGAACCCGTACGCTTGCCCGCACGGCCGACCCGTGCTCGTGGAGTTCGGCCGCGGCGAGATCGAGGACCGGTTCGAACGGGACTACCCCGGCCACGCGGGTCGACGCGAGGAGTAA
- a CDS encoding adenylyltransferase/cytidyltransferase family protein: MSREIVGHVHGRFQPFHGGHLAYLRWAADECDELFVGVTNADPSHVRDESADPERSEPRNNPFRYHERDRMISAAVADADLGVPVRVLPFPVNRPELWEHYAPADAVHFLRVLEDWHEVKADRLREHGREVRTVRAERTVSGTEIRRRMAAGDDSWREDVPAGVSAVLDDVDGPARVRDLW; the protein is encoded by the coding sequence GTGAGCCGGGAAATCGTCGGGCACGTCCACGGACGCTTCCAGCCGTTCCACGGCGGCCACCTCGCGTACCTCCGGTGGGCGGCCGACGAGTGCGACGAACTGTTCGTCGGGGTGACGAACGCCGACCCCTCGCACGTCCGCGACGAGTCGGCCGACCCGGAGCGCAGCGAACCCCGGAACAACCCGTTCCGGTACCACGAGCGGGACCGGATGATCAGCGCCGCCGTCGCCGACGCCGACCTCGGCGTTCCAGTTCGCGTGCTCCCGTTCCCGGTGAACCGCCCCGAACTCTGGGAGCACTACGCGCCCGCCGACGCGGTCCACTTCCTCAGGGTGCTGGAGGACTGGCACGAGGTGAAGGCCGACCGCCTGCGCGAGCACGGACGGGAGGTGCGGACGGTCCGCGCCGAACGGACCGTGAGCGGGACGGAGATCCGTCGACGGATGGCCGCGGGCGACGACTCCTGGCGGGAGGACGTGCCGGCCGGCGTCTCCGCGGTGCTGGACGACGTCGACGGTCCGGCCCGCGTTCGCGACCTGTGGTGA
- a CDS encoding alkaline phosphatase family protein: MRGKDRRILLLLLDGAADRTAPALDGRTPLEAADTPNLDRLTAAGINGQMDVSAPGTPLSSDRAHTILFGYDLAEVPGRGVLEARGFGRDPKPGSVVCSASFAELDGPTIVDRHLPGDAADFPALAEREGVARVETTEATVSFEYTWKNRGLVTVESPNTLSPDVTDVDPFATGFPVLAAEPLADAADPDAAERTASALRTYTRRTREVLADAGEPLGRTEKSPADVVLSKWAGAPTKPEPFRERHGLDAASLTPKPVLTGLARTLGITHEDPPEGYDARADAALAAVEANEFVHVHYPEPDEVSHAAGPAAKRDELEAIDASLEPVVERALADPKLVTVVTADHTTPSTEDVVHSGEPVPLTVAAESVRTDDVTATGERPAAGGGLGRVRGRDFLRIARSAADRVLLDGLRRSPRVPDYPTREVRPLWPEE, translated from the coding sequence ATGCGCGGGAAGGACCGACGGATCCTCCTCCTGTTGCTCGACGGCGCCGCGGACCGCACCGCGCCGGCGCTGGACGGCCGGACTCCCCTGGAGGCGGCCGACACGCCGAACCTCGACCGCCTCACCGCCGCGGGCATCAACGGCCAGATGGACGTCTCGGCGCCGGGGACGCCACTGTCGAGCGACCGCGCGCACACCATCCTGTTCGGCTACGACCTCGCCGAGGTTCCTGGTCGCGGGGTGCTGGAGGCAAGAGGATTCGGCCGCGACCCGAAGCCGGGAAGCGTCGTCTGCTCCGCCTCCTTCGCCGAACTCGACGGACCCACCATCGTCGACCGACACCTCCCGGGCGACGCCGCCGACTTCCCGGCGCTGGCCGAGCGCGAGGGCGTCGCCCGCGTCGAGACGACGGAGGCGACCGTCTCGTTCGAGTACACCTGGAAGAACCGCGGGCTGGTGACCGTCGAATCGCCGAACACGCTCTCGCCCGACGTGACCGACGTGGACCCGTTCGCCACGGGGTTCCCCGTCCTCGCGGCCGAACCGCTCGCGGATGCCGCCGACCCGGACGCCGCCGAGCGAACCGCGTCGGCGCTCCGGACGTACACCCGTCGAACGCGCGAGGTGCTCGCCGACGCCGGCGAACCCCTCGGCCGAACCGAAAAATCGCCCGCGGACGTGGTCCTCTCAAAGTGGGCGGGCGCCCCGACCAAACCCGAACCCTTCCGCGAACGACACGGCCTCGACGCGGCGAGTCTCACGCCGAAGCCGGTGCTGACCGGCCTCGCGCGAACCCTCGGCATCACCCACGAGGACCCGCCCGAGGGGTACGACGCCCGCGCGGACGCCGCGCTCGCGGCCGTCGAGGCGAACGAGTTCGTCCACGTCCATTACCCCGAACCGGACGAGGTGTCCCACGCGGCCGGTCCCGCGGCCAAGCGCGACGAACTGGAAGCCATCGACGCGTCGCTGGAACCGGTCGTCGAGCGCGCTCTCGCGGACCCGAAGCTCGTCACGGTCGTCACGGCGGACCACACGACCCCGAGCACCGAGGACGTGGTCCACTCGGGCGAGCCCGTGCCGCTGACGGTGGCGGCCGAGTCGGTCCGGACCGACGACGTGACCGCGACGGGCGAGCGCCCCGCCGCGGGGGGCGGACTGGGGCGCGTCCGCGGGCGCGACTTCCTCCGGATCGCACGGTCGGCGGCGGATCGGGTGCTGCTCGACGGCCTCCGGCGGTCGCCGCGAGTTCCCGACTACCCGACGCGGGAGGTTCGACCGCTATGGCCCGAGGAATGA
- a CDS encoding acyl-CoA dehydrogenase family protein, with the protein MTSIPRDDALADEFAVPEDVEPVVDRVLTFIEEEVLPFEEEHAEHVGGPLDYLDDEGRMTPEARALRDEIEERAGEAGVYALHMPEEVGGGGLSPVKHFYVQEAVFRYGTGFGSSLARAVMAWTEGPSPMLTHLDDDQRAEWLDPLVDGTESACICITEPNAGSDVTAIETEARRDGDEWVIDGHKRYITNAVYADTAQVLARTDQADGTEGMAMFLVDTDNPGYEVGRMNENIMMDGITADVHLEDCRVGDDQLVGEIGDGLPLALTWVNWRRACRPGMCVGMGRYLLDRMLSYAKERETFGEPIGSNQAIQWPIAETATEIHAVRNMATTMLAEYEGMADLADLRQPEAARRRLSMLKYYPEDRLFDWSDRAIQVLGGYGLMRAGGVERVFRVARNLRIPAGTTEVQKRTIARTLGLE; encoded by the coding sequence ATGACGAGCATCCCGAGGGACGACGCGCTCGCCGACGAGTTCGCGGTCCCCGAGGACGTCGAACCGGTCGTCGACCGCGTGCTGACGTTCATCGAGGAGGAGGTGCTCCCCTTCGAGGAGGAGCACGCAGAGCACGTCGGCGGCCCGCTCGACTACCTCGACGACGAGGGCCGGATGACCCCCGAGGCGCGCGCCCTGCGCGACGAGATCGAGGAGCGGGCGGGGGAGGCCGGCGTCTACGCGCTCCACATGCCCGAGGAGGTGGGCGGCGGCGGGCTCTCCCCGGTCAAGCACTTCTACGTGCAGGAGGCCGTCTTCCGGTACGGCACCGGGTTCGGGTCGAGTCTCGCGCGGGCGGTCATGGCGTGGACGGAAGGTCCCTCGCCCATGCTCACCCACCTCGACGACGACCAGCGGGCGGAGTGGCTCGATCCGCTCGTCGACGGGACCGAGTCCGCGTGCATCTGCATCACGGAGCCGAACGCGGGCTCCGACGTGACGGCCATCGAGACGGAGGCGAGGAGGGACGGCGACGAGTGGGTCATCGACGGGCACAAGCGCTACATCACGAACGCGGTGTACGCCGACACCGCGCAGGTGCTCGCCAGGACTGATCAGGCGGACGGGACCGAGGGGATGGCGATGTTCCTCGTTGACACCGACAACCCGGGATACGAGGTCGGGCGGATGAACGAGAACATCATGATGGACGGCATCACCGCCGACGTCCACCTCGAGGACTGCCGGGTCGGCGACGACCAGCTCGTCGGCGAGATCGGCGACGGCCTCCCGCTCGCGCTGACCTGGGTGAACTGGCGGCGGGCGTGCCGCCCCGGCATGTGCGTCGGCATGGGCCGGTACCTGCTCGACCGGATGCTCTCGTACGCGAAGGAGCGCGAGACGTTCGGCGAGCCCATCGGGAGCAACCAGGCGATCCAGTGGCCCATCGCCGAGACGGCCACCGAGATCCACGCGGTCCGCAACATGGCGACCACGATGCTCGCGGAGTACGAGGGGATGGCCGACCTCGCGGACCTCCGCCAGCCCGAGGCGGCCAGGCGCCGGCTCTCGATGCTGAAGTACTACCCCGAGGACCGGCTGTTCGACTGGTCCGACCGGGCGATCCAGGTGCTCGGCGGCTACGGCCTGATGCGCGCCGGCGGCGTCGAGCGCGTCTTCCGGGTTGCGCGGAACCTGCGCATCCCGGCCGGCACGACCGAGGTGCAGAAGCGAACCATCGCGCGCACCCTCGGGCTGGAGTGA